A stretch of the Marinobacter sp. JH2 genome encodes the following:
- a CDS encoding pseudouridine synthase, translating into MADIILFNKPFQVLSQFTDERLENPRSTLAEWIKKPGFYAAGRLDYDSEGLLLLTDHGPLQHRIASPRNKIPKTYWAQVEGNVTADAIDQLSRGVNLKDGPTRAAKVRKMNAPDLWPRTPPVRHRETVPTSWIELTISEGRNRQVRRMTAAVGYPTLRLIRYRIGDWTLDTLQPGEFRIEHVHLPDAPTAPTGQARRPRSSKARRPNRRTASK; encoded by the coding sequence ATGGCGGACATCATCCTGTTTAACAAACCGTTTCAGGTTCTCAGCCAATTCACGGACGAACGGCTTGAAAATCCTCGGTCAACGCTCGCAGAGTGGATTAAGAAACCGGGTTTTTACGCGGCTGGACGGCTGGACTACGATTCCGAAGGGCTACTTCTTCTGACTGATCACGGCCCACTGCAGCACCGAATTGCCTCGCCACGCAACAAAATACCCAAAACCTATTGGGCTCAAGTGGAGGGTAATGTAACGGCCGACGCAATTGATCAACTATCCCGAGGTGTCAACCTGAAAGACGGTCCAACCCGCGCAGCAAAAGTCCGAAAAATGAATGCACCGGATCTATGGCCGCGTACCCCACCCGTGCGGCATCGGGAAACCGTTCCCACGAGCTGGATTGAACTGACCATCAGTGAAGGTCGCAACCGGCAAGTACGTAGAATGACAGCAGCCGTTGGTTACCCTACCCTGAGATTGATACGTTACCGAATCGGCGACTGGACGCTCGACACGCTGCAGCCAGGTGAATTTCGAATAGAACACGTGCACCTTCCCGATGCCCCAACGGCTCCTACCGGGCAGGCGCGCCGGCCACGCTCATCAAAAGCGCGCCGTCCCAATAGGAGAACCGCCTCAAAATGA
- a CDS encoding carbon-nitrogen hydrolase: MTWVEASNTLTVAAIQQNCSDDKAVSLATSERLIRKAADGGAQLVVLQELHATLYFCQTEDTDVFELAESIPGPTSEHLSALAKELGIVLVGSIFERRMNGVYHNTSVVFETDGSLAGIYRKMHIPDDPGFYEKFYFTPGDANFNNGNSGFTPIQTSVGKLGVLVCWDQWYPEAARLMALAGAEVLIYPTAIGWDITDDKDEQARQLDAWITVQRGHSVANNLPVIAPNRVGTEPDPSEQTAGIRFWGNSFISGPQGEILARADEQQEGILVAKLDRNRSESVRRIWPYLRDRRIDAYGDILKRVRD; this comes from the coding sequence ATGACCTGGGTAGAAGCCTCCAACACGTTGACCGTTGCTGCTATTCAGCAAAATTGCAGTGACGACAAAGCGGTCAGCCTGGCCACGTCCGAACGCTTAATTCGAAAGGCGGCAGACGGCGGCGCGCAACTGGTAGTTTTACAAGAACTGCACGCTACTCTGTATTTCTGCCAAACTGAAGACACCGATGTTTTTGAGTTGGCCGAATCCATTCCCGGACCGACCAGCGAACACCTATCAGCTCTAGCCAAAGAGCTGGGCATCGTGTTGGTAGGCTCGATTTTTGAGCGCCGCATGAATGGCGTTTACCACAACACCTCCGTTGTTTTTGAAACGGACGGCAGCCTTGCCGGCATTTATCGGAAAATGCACATACCCGACGACCCGGGCTTCTACGAAAAATTCTATTTCACTCCGGGCGACGCAAACTTTAACAACGGCAACAGCGGGTTTACGCCGATTCAAACCTCAGTTGGGAAATTGGGTGTCTTGGTGTGCTGGGATCAATGGTACCCGGAAGCCGCCCGACTAATGGCACTGGCCGGCGCTGAAGTTCTGATCTACCCGACCGCCATTGGTTGGGACATCACCGACGACAAAGACGAGCAAGCTCGCCAACTCGATGCTTGGATTACCGTGCAGCGCGGCCATTCCGTGGCTAACAACCTGCCGGTGATCGCACCAAACCGGGTAGGCACAGAACCAGATCCTTCAGAACAAACCGCCGGCATTCGTTTTTGGGGCAACAGCTTCATCAGCGGCCCTCAGGGCGAAATTCTTGCGCGGGCCGACGAACAGCAAGAAGGGATCCTGGTCGCCAAGCTGGACCGGAATCGTTCGGAATCCGTTCGTAGAATCTGGCCGTACCTGAGAGACAGGCGAATCGATGCCTACGGCGACATTCTTAAACGGGTCAGGGATTAA
- the aat gene encoding leucyl/phenylalanyl-tRNA--protein transferase codes for MTSLPWIEPDKLWFPPAEEALDDPDGLLAVGGDLSADRLQLAYRNGIFPWFSDDQPILWWSPNPRCVLIPGKIHVSRSLRRTLNQQRFRITSDQCFGRIIRLCASIRAEGTWITDEMIDAYSELHRLGIAHSIEVWNQNGDLAGGMYGVALGRCFFGESMFSLETNASKALMVHLAHQLEEWGYELMDCQVESSHLLSMGATTVSRPQFLSILKTCVDAKPKESGWKFTWQWTR; via the coding sequence ATGACGTCGTTACCATGGATAGAGCCAGACAAACTCTGGTTCCCTCCTGCCGAAGAGGCCTTGGACGACCCTGACGGCCTGCTGGCCGTCGGGGGGGATTTGTCTGCAGACAGGCTGCAACTGGCCTACCGGAACGGAATTTTTCCTTGGTTCAGCGATGACCAACCCATTTTATGGTGGTCGCCCAACCCAAGGTGCGTCTTAATCCCTGGAAAGATTCACGTCTCACGAAGCCTTCGCCGCACGCTCAATCAGCAGCGTTTTCGCATCACATCAGACCAGTGCTTTGGACGGATTATCCGGCTTTGCGCCTCTATCCGAGCTGAAGGCACCTGGATTACCGATGAAATGATCGACGCCTATAGCGAGCTTCATCGGCTCGGCATCGCTCACTCTATCGAAGTGTGGAACCAAAACGGCGACCTTGCGGGCGGCATGTACGGCGTTGCTCTGGGGCGATGTTTCTTTGGTGAATCCATGTTCTCGCTTGAAACCAACGCCTCAAAGGCTCTCATGGTTCACCTCGCTCACCAACTGGAAGAGTGGGGCTATGAGCTGATGGATTGCCAGGTTGAAAGTAGCCACTTGCTATCCATGGGCGCAACGACAGTTTCCCGCCCACAATTTTTATCTATACTCAAAACATGTGTAGACGCCAAGCCCAAAGAGTCAGGGTGGAAATTCACTTGGCAGTGGACTCGTTAG
- a CDS encoding AAA family ATPase, producing the protein MKEKLDNVVNELNTILLGKESQVRLALCGLLARGHLLIEDIPGMGKTTLSHALASIMGLSYQRIQFTNDLLPADVLGYSMYDKQANSLVFHPGPIFAQVVLADEINRASPRTQSALLEAMEERQVSIEGETRPLPSPFFVIATQNPIEQGGTFPLPESQLDRFLMRLKLGYPDPKAERELLEGEDRRALTARLTALLPQTELEQAQAAAEKVSASPALLDYLQRLLEQSRRMPGLMYGLSPRAGLGLLRAAKAWALMAGRDHVLPDDLQAVFPSVAEHRLEQGETGKSHERVRQLLSTVSVL; encoded by the coding sequence ATGAAGGAAAAGCTGGACAACGTCGTTAACGAACTCAACACCATTTTGCTGGGGAAAGAGTCACAAGTACGCCTTGCTCTGTGCGGTTTGCTCGCTCGCGGCCACTTGCTGATCGAAGATATTCCCGGCATGGGCAAAACAACCTTGTCTCATGCACTGGCCAGCATCATGGGCCTAAGTTATCAGCGCATCCAGTTCACCAACGACTTACTGCCAGCCGACGTACTGGGCTATTCCATGTACGACAAACAAGCCAACAGCCTGGTGTTTCACCCAGGCCCCATTTTCGCGCAAGTCGTGCTGGCCGACGAAATCAACCGGGCATCCCCACGCACCCAAAGTGCCTTGCTGGAAGCCATGGAAGAGCGACAAGTTTCAATAGAAGGTGAAACCCGCCCTCTGCCCTCTCCGTTTTTCGTGATCGCTACTCAAAACCCGATCGAACAAGGCGGCACCTTCCCGTTACCAGAATCGCAACTTGACCGTTTCCTGATGCGCCTGAAATTAGGCTACCCGGATCCAAAAGCAGAACGTGAGCTATTAGAAGGTGAAGACAGAAGAGCATTGACGGCCCGCCTTACGGCACTCCTGCCACAAACAGAGCTGGAGCAGGCTCAGGCGGCCGCGGAGAAAGTGTCCGCCAGCCCCGCTCTGCTCGATTACCTGCAGCGGTTACTGGAACAAAGCCGTCGCATGCCGGGCTTAATGTACGGTCTATCACCCCGAGCCGGCCTTGGCTTGTTACGTGCAGCCAAAGCTTGGGCCTTAATGGCCGGGCGAGATCACGTGTTACCCGACGATCTTCAGGCTGTATTTCCGTCGGTGGCCGAACATCGACTTGAACAAGGCGAAACCGGCAAAAGCCATGAACGTGTCCGCCAGCTTCTAAGCACCGTATCGGTGCTTTAA
- the clpA gene encoding ATP-dependent Clp protease ATP-binding subunit ClpA codes for MLSKDLEFTLNTAFKNARDKRHEFMTVEHLMLALLENESAVGVLKACGADLKQLEDELIEFVDSTTPLIPSTDGDRETQPTLGFQRVLQRAVFHVQSSGKKEVTGANVLVAIFSEQESQAVYALKKQNIARIDVVNFVSHGISRVQGAEDQDGADHASEEEVGEESGHARPLENYAANLNEQARAGRIDPLIGREIEVERVVQILARRRKNNPLLVGEAGVGKTAIAEGLARRIVDGEVPDIISDAVVYSLDMGALLAGTKYRGDFEKRLKGLLSDLKKQEHAILFIDEIHTIIGAGSASGGVMDASNLLKPMLSSGELRCIGSTTYQEFRGIFEKDSALARRFQKIDVNEPSVEDTYQILKGLKPSFEKHHDLTYTDQALRVAAELADRYITDRHMPDKAIDVIDEAGARQRLQPEDKRKKSVEVVDIEDVVASIARIPPKNVSTNDKDLLRNLERNLKMVVFGQDPAIESLSTAIKLARAGLKAPEKPEGAFLFAGPTGVGKTEVTKQLAKVLGIELVRFDMSEYMERHTVSRLIGAPPGYVGYDQGGLLTEAVNKHPHCVLLLDEIEKAHPEVFNLLLQVMDHGTLTDNNGRKADFRHVILVMTTNAGAENMARRSIGFSEQDHSTDGMEVISKTFTPEFRNRLDGIIQFGDLQKATITHVVDKFLTELQAQLDEKHVVLHVDEAAKSWLAEKGYDVTMGARPMARLIQDKIKRPLAEQILFGKLSEKGGDVFIQLENDELVFEYEDEPAEAI; via the coding sequence ATGCTGAGTAAAGATCTTGAATTTACGCTGAATACAGCCTTCAAAAATGCCCGCGACAAGCGCCATGAGTTCATGACCGTCGAGCATTTGATGTTGGCTCTTCTAGAAAACGAATCGGCAGTGGGGGTGTTGAAAGCGTGCGGTGCAGACCTCAAGCAGCTTGAGGATGAATTGATTGAGTTTGTGGATTCCACAACTCCTCTGATTCCGTCCACCGACGGCGACCGGGAAACCCAACCGACACTTGGCTTCCAGCGAGTGCTGCAGCGGGCTGTGTTCCATGTGCAGTCTTCGGGTAAAAAAGAAGTGACTGGTGCGAACGTACTGGTTGCGATATTCAGTGAGCAGGAAAGTCAGGCGGTTTATGCTCTCAAGAAACAGAACATTGCCCGCATTGACGTGGTGAACTTTGTTTCGCATGGCATCTCGCGTGTGCAGGGTGCTGAGGATCAGGACGGTGCGGATCATGCCTCCGAAGAAGAAGTAGGCGAAGAAAGTGGCCATGCACGCCCTTTAGAAAATTACGCAGCAAACCTGAATGAACAAGCCCGTGCAGGGCGTATTGACCCCTTGATTGGCCGAGAAATTGAAGTCGAGCGGGTGGTGCAGATTTTGGCACGCCGCCGAAAGAATAACCCGCTGTTGGTTGGTGAGGCTGGCGTGGGTAAAACCGCCATTGCGGAAGGTTTGGCCCGACGTATTGTTGACGGCGAAGTACCGGATATCATCTCGGACGCCGTGGTCTACTCCTTGGATATGGGCGCTCTGTTGGCTGGTACGAAATACCGTGGTGATTTCGAAAAACGCCTGAAAGGTCTTCTCAGTGATTTGAAGAAGCAAGAGCATGCGATTCTTTTCATTGATGAAATTCACACCATTATTGGTGCGGGTTCGGCATCCGGTGGGGTTATGGATGCCTCCAATCTGCTCAAGCCAATGCTCAGTTCCGGTGAGTTGCGCTGCATTGGTTCAACCACGTATCAGGAATTCCGTGGCATCTTCGAGAAAGACAGTGCGTTGGCGCGCCGTTTTCAGAAGATCGATGTCAATGAGCCCAGTGTTGAGGATACTTACCAGATTCTCAAAGGCCTCAAACCAAGCTTTGAGAAGCACCATGACCTGACCTATACCGATCAGGCGCTGCGGGTTGCAGCCGAGTTGGCGGACCGTTACATCACTGATCGGCACATGCCAGACAAAGCCATTGATGTGATCGATGAAGCGGGTGCTCGCCAGCGCTTACAGCCAGAAGACAAGCGTAAGAAGTCAGTCGAAGTGGTTGATATCGAGGATGTGGTAGCCAGCATTGCCCGGATTCCCCCGAAGAATGTCTCCACCAACGACAAAGATCTTCTGCGCAATCTTGAGCGCAACCTGAAAATGGTGGTGTTCGGGCAGGATCCTGCTATCGAGTCCTTGTCGACCGCTATCAAGCTGGCTCGTGCAGGCTTGAAGGCGCCAGAGAAGCCTGAAGGTGCTTTCCTGTTTGCTGGCCCAACGGGTGTTGGTAAAACAGAGGTGACCAAACAGTTGGCCAAGGTTCTGGGGATCGAACTGGTCCGCTTTGATATGTCTGAATACATGGAGCGTCACACAGTGTCTCGTTTGATTGGCGCGCCTCCGGGATATGTCGGTTATGACCAGGGTGGTCTGCTGACGGAAGCCGTTAACAAGCATCCGCACTGTGTATTGTTGCTGGATGAGATCGAGAAGGCGCATCCCGAAGTGTTTAACCTGCTGCTACAGGTTATGGATCACGGTACGCTGACGGACAACAACGGCCGCAAAGCGGACTTCCGGCATGTGATCCTGGTGATGACCACCAACGCGGGTGCTGAAAACATGGCTCGTCGCTCTATTGGTTTCAGCGAGCAGGACCACAGCACTGACGGTATGGAAGTGATCAGCAAAACCTTTACGCCTGAGTTCCGAAACCGGCTGGATGGTATTATTCAGTTCGGCGACCTACAAAAGGCGACCATCACTCACGTGGTAGACAAGTTCTTGACCGAGTTGCAGGCGCAGCTGGATGAGAAGCATGTGGTCTTGCATGTGGATGAGGCTGCCAAGTCCTGGTTGGCGGAGAAAGGCTACGATGTGACCATGGGTGCCAGGCCGATGGCCCGTTTGATTCAGGATAAGATTAAGCGGCCTTTGGCAGAGCAGATACTGTTCGGAAAGTTATCGGAGAAGGGCGGAGATGTGTTCATCCAGCTTGAGAACGATGAACTTGTCTTTGAATACGAAGATGAACCGGCAGAAGCCATCTGA
- a CDS encoding NUDIX hydrolase translates to MTWKPHATVAVIAEDDDGRFLLVEELSNGQVVFNQPAGHIEEDELILDAACRETLEETGWEVEPRYFLGIYTYKAPANGVTYHRFCYAAKPIRKITDELDNGIIAPHWLTIDEIRGLGSKLRSPLVLQCIEDYRNGRQFPLEVVIDGQT, encoded by the coding sequence ATGACTTGGAAGCCTCATGCAACCGTTGCCGTAATCGCCGAAGATGATGACGGTCGTTTCTTATTGGTAGAAGAACTCAGTAACGGCCAGGTCGTTTTTAATCAACCGGCTGGACACATTGAAGAAGACGAATTGATCCTCGATGCGGCGTGCAGGGAAACACTGGAAGAAACAGGCTGGGAAGTTGAGCCTCGCTACTTTCTCGGCATTTACACCTATAAAGCCCCGGCTAACGGCGTCACGTACCACCGTTTTTGCTACGCAGCCAAACCGATTCGAAAGATCACAGACGAACTGGACAATGGCATCATCGCCCCGCATTGGTTGACGATAGATGAGATTCGAGGGCTCGGAAGTAAATTACGCAGTCCTTTGGTGCTGCAATGCATCGAGGATTACCGAAACGGTCGCCAATTCCCCCTTGAAGTCGTCATCGACGGACAGACGTAA
- a CDS encoding cold shock domain-containing protein: MPRGKVKWFNNAKGYGFIIEDGCSDDLFAHFSSVQIDGYKTLKAGQAVTFDKKPSDKGVHAVNIVPDVAASDTTPAQHDVRAANA, encoded by the coding sequence ATGCCAAGGGGCAAGGTTAAGTGGTTCAACAACGCCAAGGGATACGGTTTCATCATAGAAGATGGCTGCAGCGACGATTTATTCGCGCACTTTTCTTCCGTTCAGATCGATGGCTACAAAACCCTTAAGGCTGGCCAAGCCGTCACATTTGATAAAAAACCAAGTGACAAAGGTGTTCATGCAGTAAACATCGTGCCAGATGTCGCCGCTAGCGATACGACACCCGCTCAGCACGACGTCCGAGCCGCAAACGCCTGA
- a CDS encoding arginyltransferase — translation MSNLRTLVFFATPAHDCSYLPDREATTMFVDPRADIDKKLYSQLTALGFRRSGSHYYRPHCESCSACVPVRLKVDNFQPDRGQRRVLKKNADLECRLVPATYSERYYRLYAHYIEERHQDGDMYPPTREQFTSFLVEGSTDSWFLEITLGDELIGLAAIDLLDDGLSAIYTVFAPEYEDRSLGTFAVLWQIEEAKARELPHLYLGYWIKNCKKMSYKTRYRPIEALQEGQWHEMRST, via the coding sequence ATGAGTAATCTCCGAACGCTCGTTTTCTTTGCGACCCCCGCTCATGATTGCAGTTACCTTCCTGATCGTGAAGCCACCACCATGTTTGTGGACCCGCGTGCGGATATTGACAAAAAACTCTACAGTCAGCTAACGGCACTGGGGTTTCGTCGCAGCGGATCTCATTACTATCGACCCCATTGCGAATCTTGCTCCGCTTGTGTTCCTGTACGTTTGAAAGTTGATAATTTTCAGCCGGACCGAGGTCAGCGCAGAGTGCTCAAAAAAAATGCCGATCTTGAATGCCGGCTGGTACCTGCAACCTACAGCGAACGCTATTACCGCTTATACGCTCACTACATCGAGGAACGCCATCAAGACGGTGATATGTACCCGCCGACGCGAGAGCAGTTCACATCGTTTTTGGTGGAAGGCTCCACCGACTCCTGGTTCCTAGAAATTACTTTAGGCGATGAACTGATAGGGCTGGCTGCCATCGACTTGCTCGACGATGGCCTGTCGGCGATATACACCGTATTCGCACCGGAATACGAGGATCGAAGCCTCGGTACATTTGCGGTGCTTTGGCAAATAGAAGAAGCCAAAGCACGAGAATTGCCGCACCTTTACCTAGGCTATTGGATTAAAAACTGCAAAAAAATGAGCTACAAAACCCGCTACAGACCTATCGAAGCGCTGCAAGAGGGTCAGTGGCATGAAATGAGAAGTACCTGA
- the trxB gene encoding thioredoxin-disulfide reductase translates to MSTTQHHRLIILGSGPAGYTAAVYAARANLNPTLITGIEVGGQLTTTTDVDNWPGDNDGVQGPELMQRMQKHAERFETSIVYDTINEADLKNRPFRLKGDSGEYTCDALIIATGASAMYLGLDSEEKFKGQGVSACATCDGFFYRKQKVAVIGGGNTAVEEALYLSNIADEVTLVHRRDKLRSEKILQDKLFDKAENGNVNIIWNHTLEEVLGDGTGVTGMRIKSTENGNTQDMDLAGVFIAIGHKPNTDLFAGQLDMENGYLKIKSGLEGMATQTSIPGVFAAGDVADHVYRQAVTSAGFGCMAALDAEKFLDQQD, encoded by the coding sequence ATGAGCACAACCCAACACCACCGCCTGATCATTCTTGGCTCCGGCCCGGCCGGTTATACCGCTGCAGTCTACGCAGCCCGCGCTAACCTGAACCCGACATTGATTACCGGCATTGAAGTGGGCGGGCAGCTTACCACCACGACCGACGTCGATAACTGGCCTGGCGACAACGACGGCGTTCAGGGCCCTGAGTTGATGCAGCGTATGCAGAAGCATGCCGAGCGTTTCGAAACCTCCATTGTTTACGACACCATCAATGAAGCCGACCTGAAAAACCGCCCCTTCCGCCTGAAAGGCGACAGCGGCGAATACACCTGCGATGCTCTGATTATCGCCACGGGTGCTTCGGCGATGTATCTGGGCCTGGACTCGGAAGAAAAATTCAAAGGCCAAGGCGTATCGGCTTGTGCAACCTGCGATGGTTTTTTCTACCGCAAGCAGAAAGTTGCTGTCATCGGTGGTGGTAATACCGCCGTTGAAGAAGCTCTGTATCTGTCCAACATCGCGGATGAAGTCACTCTGGTTCACCGTCGCGACAAGCTGCGTTCTGAAAAGATTCTTCAGGACAAGCTGTTCGATAAAGCTGAAAACGGCAACGTAAACATCATTTGGAATCATACCCTGGAAGAAGTACTGGGTGATGGCACGGGTGTTACGGGCATGCGCATCAAGAGCACTGAAAACGGCAACACCCAAGATATGGATCTAGCGGGCGTATTTATCGCCATCGGCCACAAACCAAACACCGATTTGTTTGCCGGGCAGCTGGATATGGAAAACGGCTATCTGAAAATTAAATCCGGACTGGAAGGCATGGCTACTCAAACCAGCATCCCCGGTGTCTTTGCGGCCGGAGATGTTGCAGACCACGTATACCGCCAAGCGGTAACCTCTGCAGGTTTTGGCTGCATGGCCGCCCTGGATGCAGAAAAGTTCCTGGATCAGCAAGACTAA
- the clpS gene encoding ATP-dependent Clp protease adapter ClpS, producing the protein MRTIENSLLIFNQGEDDQPGRQEGVSIAPEKPALKRPARFRVLLLNDDYTPMDFVVEVLMTFFGMNEEKATQVMLLVHTQGKAVCGVYTRDIAETKAAQVNQYSSECEHPLLCEIERAD; encoded by the coding sequence ATGCGGACAATTGAAAATTCTCTACTAATATTTAATCAGGGGGAGGACGATCAGCCCGGGCGTCAAGAAGGGGTGAGTATAGCGCCCGAAAAGCCGGCCCTTAAACGTCCCGCCCGCTTTAGGGTGTTGCTCCTGAACGATGATTACACCCCGATGGATTTTGTGGTGGAAGTGTTGATGACGTTCTTCGGTATGAACGAAGAGAAGGCGACGCAGGTGATGCTGCTCGTCCATACGCAAGGAAAGGCCGTATGTGGGGTATATACCCGCGACATCGCAGAAACGAAAGCGGCGCAGGTGAACCAGTATTCTTCAGAATGCGAACACCCGTTGCTTTGCGAGATAGAACGCGCGGACTGA
- a CDS encoding agmatine deiminase family protein, producing the protein MLTWPHPGTDWAEVMPEVEPVFLAIAKTTLRFEHLIISCEYVARLQELGHELNAWAEDNQMPGRVITVPAPANDTWARDHGPITVETEGGPILIDFKFNAWGEKFNWEKDNALNMHLAGARVFGKHAMQTVDFVLEGGSIESDGEGTLLTTSECLLTPSRNPTMDRTSIEQLLIEMLGADRILWLNHGYLAGDDTDSHIDTLARFCAPDHICYVVCPDVADEHYSALAAMEEELQGFCQKNGTPYKLTALPWPDAIFDEDGERLPATYANFLIINGAVLLPTYSVPQDQEAIRIIGDIFPDREIIPINCRPLIYQHGSLHCVTMQIPAGVVEV; encoded by the coding sequence CTGCTAACCTGGCCCCATCCCGGCACCGATTGGGCCGAGGTAATGCCTGAGGTAGAGCCTGTATTTCTGGCAATTGCCAAGACCACCCTCCGTTTCGAGCACCTGATTATCAGCTGTGAGTACGTTGCTCGACTCCAAGAGCTCGGCCACGAACTCAACGCATGGGCAGAAGATAACCAAATGCCCGGTAGAGTAATCACCGTGCCAGCACCCGCCAACGACACCTGGGCAAGAGATCACGGTCCAATCACGGTAGAAACAGAAGGCGGCCCTATCCTGATCGACTTCAAGTTCAATGCATGGGGCGAAAAATTTAACTGGGAAAAAGACAACGCTCTCAATATGCATTTGGCCGGCGCCCGCGTGTTTGGAAAACACGCTATGCAAACCGTGGACTTCGTGCTGGAAGGCGGCTCCATAGAGTCTGACGGTGAAGGAACGCTACTTACCACTAGCGAATGCCTGCTCACGCCATCCCGCAACCCGACTATGGATCGCACGAGCATTGAACAATTGCTCATCGAAATGCTTGGCGCTGACCGCATCCTGTGGCTGAACCACGGTTATCTGGCCGGCGACGACACCGACAGCCACATCGATACGCTAGCCCGTTTCTGCGCACCGGACCACATCTGCTACGTAGTCTGCCCAGACGTCGCTGATGAGCATTACAGCGCACTCGCCGCCATGGAAGAAGAGCTACAAGGTTTCTGCCAAAAGAATGGAACCCCATACAAATTAACGGCCTTGCCGTGGCCTGATGCCATTTTCGACGAAGACGGCGAACGGCTTCCCGCAACCTACGCCAACTTTTTGATCATCAATGGTGCTGTGTTACTGCCGACTTACAGCGTGCCACAAGATCAAGAAGCCATACGGATCATCGGTGACATTTTTCCCGACAGAGAGATCATCCCCATCAACTGCCGCCCTCTGATCTATCAGCATGGCAGCTTACACTGCGTCACCATGCAAATTCCCGCCGGAGTTGTCGAAGTATGA
- the infA gene encoding translation initiation factor IF-1, with the protein MAKSDVIEMEGVILDTLPNTMFRVELSNGHVVTAHISGKMRKNYIRILTGDKVKVELTPYDLSKGRIVYRAR; encoded by the coding sequence ATGGCGAAATCAGATGTCATTGAAATGGAAGGCGTTATTCTAGACACCCTTCCTAACACCATGTTCCGCGTTGAGCTGTCGAATGGCCACGTTGTGACCGCACACATCTCAGGAAAGATGCGCAAGAACTACATCCGCATCCTGACTGGAGACAAGGTCAAGGTAGAGTTGACTCCCTATGACCTGAGCAAGGGCCGCATCGTTTACCGCGCCCGTTAA